One Natranaerovirga hydrolytica genomic region harbors:
- a CDS encoding cold-shock protein: protein MKKGTVKWFNAKKGFGFITDELENDIFVHFSAINMEGFKTLDEGEKVQYEIEESEKGPQASNVSKIS from the coding sequence ATGAAAAAAGGAACAGTTAAATGGTTTAATGCTAAAAAAGGTTTTGGATTTATTACAGATGAACTGGAAAATGATATTTTTGTACATTTTTCAGCAATTAATATGGAGGGGTTCAAAACACTAGACGAAGGCGAAAAGGTTCAGTACGAAATTGAGGAAAGCGAAAAAGGACCTCAAGCTTCTAATGTTAGCAAAATTAGTTAA